A single Chryseobacterium sp. DNA region contains:
- a CDS encoding YciI family protein — protein sequence MFIISLTYKASLDEVERYIAEHSIFLQKYYDSGHFIASGRKMPRTGGIIIANASSKNEAEQIISEDPFYTQQIADYEIIEFIPSKHNENFKRFIKD from the coding sequence ATGTTTATTATTTCACTCACTTACAAAGCTTCCCTTGATGAGGTAGAGCGCTATATTGCGGAGCACAGCATATTTCTTCAAAAGTATTATGATTCCGGACATTTTATTGCCTCAGGAAGAAAGATGCCGAGGACGGGAGGCATCATCATTGCGAATGCTTCTTCCAAAAATGAGGCGGAGCAGATCATCAGTGAAGACCCATTTTATACTCAACAGATCGCGGATTATGAGATCATTGAATTTATCCCTTCAAAACATAACGAAAACTTTAAACGCTTTATAAAAGACTAA
- a CDS encoding exodeoxyribonuclease III — protein sequence MRLITYNVNGIRAAFTKDFLGWLKTADPDIICIQESKAGNDQIDIESLEKLGYHSYWHSAVRKGYSGVGIASKVKPNHVEYGCGIESYDNEGRIIRADFDGFSVISVYVPSASNIERLDFKMQFCHDFLEYIKNIKKEIPDLIISGDFNICHEAIDIHDPIRLKNVSGFLPMEREWMTDFINECELIDSFRFFNNEPDNYTWWSYRQNSRAKNKGWRLDYNFTSYGLKDKLSRAVILKEAVHSDHCPALLELEV from the coding sequence ATGAGATTAATTACATACAATGTCAATGGAATCAGGGCTGCATTTACCAAAGATTTTTTAGGATGGTTAAAAACCGCAGATCCTGATATTATCTGCATTCAGGAGAGCAAGGCCGGAAACGATCAGATAGACATCGAAAGCCTCGAGAAATTAGGATATCACAGTTATTGGCATTCCGCAGTAAGAAAAGGCTACAGCGGGGTCGGAATAGCCTCAAAAGTAAAGCCCAATCATGTAGAGTATGGCTGCGGTATTGAAAGCTATGATAATGAAGGCAGGATAATCCGTGCAGATTTTGATGGTTTTTCTGTCATTTCAGTCTATGTACCGTCTGCTTCCAATATTGAAAGATTGGATTTTAAAATGCAGTTTTGCCATGACTTTTTAGAATACATTAAAAATATAAAGAAAGAAATCCCTGATCTTATCATCTCCGGTGATTTTAATATCTGCCATGAGGCCATTGATATTCACGATCCCATCCGTTTAAAAAATGTTTCAGGGTTTCTTCCTATGGAAAGGGAATGGATGACGGACTTTATCAACGAATGTGAGCTGATTGACAGTTTCAGGTTTTTTAACAATGAACCTGACAACTACACCTGGTGGAGCTACAGACAAAATTCAAGGGCAAAAAATAAAGGATGGAGGTTAGATTATAATTTTACCTCTTATGGTTTAAAAGACAAGCTTAGCAGAGCTGTTATTCTAAAGGAAGCGGTACATTCGGATCATTGTCCTGCTTTATTGGAATTAGAGGTATAA
- a CDS encoding septal ring lytic transglycosylase RlpA family protein, protein MMKRFILVIIMMISTLGVYSFTMNTLDAKKTSYASYYHDKFNGRKTASGEIFDNSKFTAANRTLPFGTNVKVTNLKNGKEVIVRINDRGPYHSSRSLDMSKAAFDEIGDISHGTIPVEYEIVD, encoded by the coding sequence ATGATGAAAAGATTCATTCTCGTAATCATAATGATGATTTCAACCTTAGGTGTTTATTCTTTTACGATGAATACCTTAGATGCGAAAAAAACAAGTTATGCATCGTACTACCACGATAAATTTAACGGTAGAAAAACCGCTAGCGGAGAAATTTTTGATAACTCAAAGTTTACTGCAGCAAACAGAACGCTTCCATTTGGAACAAACGTTAAGGTAACAAACCTTAAAAATGGTAAAGAAGTAATAGTGAGAATTAATGACAGAGGACCTTACCATTCATCAAGATCTTTAGATATGTCTAAAGCAGCGTTCGATGAGATCGGAGATATCAGTCATGGTACTATTCCGGTTGAATATGAAATTGTCGATTAA
- the rimO gene encoding 30S ribosomal protein S12 methylthiotransferase RimO — protein sequence MRTKSVGKKKINVVTLGCSKNVYDSEVLMSQLKANGKEVVHEDRGDIVVINTCGFIDNAKEESINTILDYVEAKNRGEVEKVFVTGCLSERYKPDLIREIPDVDQYFGTRDLPVLLKHLGADYKHELVGERLTTTPKHYAYLKISEGCDRPCSFCAIPLMRGGHISTPIEKLVTEAQKLAKKGTKELILIAQDLTYYGLDLYKKRALGDLLKELVKVEGIEWIRLHYAFPSGFPEDVLDIIREEPKVCNYIDIPLQHINSDLLKSMKRGTTHEKTDALLAKFREKVPDMAIRTTLIVGYPGETEERFQELKEWVREQKFDRLGCFTYSHEENTTAYVLEDDIPQEVKEGRVEEIMELQSQISWEKNQEKVGKTFRCIFDRKEGNYFIGRTEYDSPDVDNTVLVLAENTYISIGDFADVKITSAEEFDLYGELIS from the coding sequence ATGCGTACAAAATCTGTAGGGAAGAAGAAAATCAATGTAGTCACTCTTGGATGTTCCAAGAATGTATATGATTCTGAAGTATTAATGAGCCAATTGAAAGCTAACGGCAAAGAAGTGGTTCATGAAGATCGTGGTGATATTGTTGTGATCAATACCTGTGGTTTTATAGATAATGCTAAAGAAGAATCCATCAATACCATCCTTGATTATGTAGAAGCCAAAAACAGAGGTGAGGTAGAAAAGGTATTTGTTACAGGATGTCTTTCCGAAAGATATAAACCGGATTTAATAAGAGAAATTCCGGATGTAGATCAGTATTTTGGAACAAGAGACCTTCCGGTTCTTTTAAAACATCTCGGAGCAGATTATAAACATGAATTGGTAGGAGAAAGACTGACCACGACTCCTAAACATTATGCATACCTTAAAATTTCAGAAGGATGCGACAGGCCCTGTTCATTCTGTGCCATTCCATTGATGAGAGGAGGACATATTTCAACGCCTATCGAAAAGCTGGTTACCGAAGCTCAGAAATTAGCCAAAAAAGGGACCAAGGAATTGATCCTTATAGCTCAGGATCTTACGTATTACGGTTTAGATTTATATAAAAAACGGGCACTCGGAGACCTTTTAAAAGAATTGGTAAAAGTGGAAGGAATAGAGTGGATCCGTCTTCACTATGCTTTTCCAAGCGGTTTCCCTGAAGACGTTTTGGATATTATCCGTGAGGAACCAAAAGTTTGTAATTATATAGATATTCCTCTTCAGCACATCAATTCAGATCTGCTGAAATCAATGAAAAGAGGAACGACCCATGAAAAAACAGATGCTCTTTTAGCCAAATTCAGAGAAAAGGTTCCGGATATGGCCATCAGAACCACACTAATTGTTGGATATCCCGGCGAAACAGAAGAAAGATTCCAGGAACTTAAAGAATGGGTAAGAGAACAGAAATTTGATAGACTGGGTTGCTTTACTTACTCCCATGAAGAAAATACGACAGCATATGTGTTGGAGGATGATATTCCACAGGAGGTAAAGGAAGGAAGGGTAGAAGAGATCATGGAGCTGCAGTCCCAAATTTCCTGGGAGAAGAACCAGGAGAAAGTAGGAAAAACATTCAGATGTATTTTTGACCGTAAAGAAGGGAACTACTTTATTGGAAGAACAGAATATGATTCTCCGGATGTAGATAATACAGTATTGGTTCTGGCTGAAAATACATATATTTCTATAGGCGATTTTGCCGACGTTAAAATTACATCGGCAGAAGAATTTGACCTTTATGGTGAATTAATATCATAA
- the rfbC gene encoding dTDP-4-dehydrorhamnose 3,5-epimerase translates to MKIKETPLKDCYIIEPTVFEDERGYFFEKYNEKKFEELTGMNGHFVQDNISKSSYGVLRGLHLQKGEHAQAKLVSCLEGSVWDVAVDLREDSPTFGKWFGVELTAENKLQLYVPRGFGHGFSVLSTNAVFSYKCDNFYNKESEGSVKFNDPDLGIDWRIDEKDAVLSDKDENAPGFKEKNF, encoded by the coding sequence ATGAAAATTAAAGAAACCCCGCTTAAAGATTGCTATATCATAGAACCTACTGTTTTTGAAGATGAAAGAGGCTATTTCTTTGAAAAGTATAACGAAAAGAAATTTGAAGAATTAACCGGTATGAACGGGCACTTCGTTCAGGATAATATTTCAAAATCATCTTATGGAGTATTGAGAGGACTGCACCTTCAGAAAGGAGAGCATGCCCAGGCGAAACTGGTATCATGTCTTGAAGGAAGTGTTTGGGATGTTGCAGTAGACCTTAGAGAAGATTCTCCTACCTTTGGAAAATGGTTTGGCGTTGAGCTCACTGCAGAAAATAAATTACAGTTATATGTACCCAGAGGCTTCGGGCATGGGTTTTCTGTATTGAGTACCAATGCTGTTTTTTCATATAAGTGCGATAATTTTTATAATAAAGAATCAGAAGGAAGTGTGAAATTCAATGACCCTGATCTGGGCATAGACTGGAGGATTGATGAAAAAGATGCTGTGCTTTCAGACAAAGACGAAAACGCACCTGGTTTTAAAGAAAAAAACTTCTAA
- a CDS encoding sugar transferase: MMSISKLSPPAKRLLFVNVSDISYKLLKETNFVENNKVIFFNTKTEKRSISEYIVKLKIKTVIIETSNINHISEKVTNEIIESRIKGVKVYDAQEFYEVVNKRIPLVKFETNEYFADNIFSIGLHRSDEIFKRIFDVWVSLMILPFSLPLIALGCLLIFINSPGSVFFTQKRVGKNSIPFKIYKIRTMKLHHHGDFTQKNDDRLLKVGKILRITKIDELPQLFNVLNGNMSLIGPRPERPEFVEESIKENAYFDLRHLVKPGVTGWAQVHLPKATPKDNLKKLEYDLYYIKNYSFKLDLVTLLKTIKVVLTMNSH; the protein is encoded by the coding sequence ATGATGAGTATTTCAAAATTATCACCCCCAGCAAAAAGGCTCCTTTTTGTAAATGTTAGTGACATTTCTTATAAATTACTTAAAGAAACAAATTTTGTTGAAAATAATAAAGTTATCTTCTTTAATACTAAAACAGAAAAACGGAGTATTTCAGAATATATTGTGAAACTAAAAATAAAAACTGTAATCATCGAAACTTCAAATATCAACCATATTTCGGAAAAAGTGACTAACGAAATAATTGAGAGTAGAATAAAAGGGGTTAAAGTATATGATGCTCAGGAATTTTATGAAGTTGTAAATAAAAGAATCCCCTTAGTTAAATTTGAAACAAATGAATATTTTGCAGATAATATTTTTTCAATAGGACTTCATAGATCTGATGAAATATTCAAGCGTATATTTGATGTATGGGTCAGCCTAATGATTTTACCATTTTCGTTACCTCTGATCGCCCTCGGTTGTTTGTTGATTTTTATAAATTCTCCAGGAAGTGTTTTCTTTACGCAGAAAAGAGTTGGGAAAAATTCCATTCCGTTTAAAATTTATAAAATCAGAACCATGAAACTACATCATCATGGTGATTTTACTCAAAAAAATGATGACAGACTTTTAAAGGTTGGGAAGATCTTAAGAATAACCAAAATAGATGAGTTACCTCAACTTTTTAATGTTTTAAATGGTAATATGAGTCTTATTGGGCCAAGGCCGGAAAGACCAGAATTTGTTGAAGAATCAATCAAAGAAAATGCTTACTTTGATTTAAGACATTTAGTGAAACCAGGGGTTACAGGTTGGGCACAGGTCCACTTACCAAAAGCAACTCCAAAGGATAATCTTAAAAAGCTGGAATATGATCTCTATTATATTAAAAATTACAGCTTTAAGTTAGACCTGGTAACACTTTTAAAAACCATTAAAGTTGTTTTGACTATGAACAGCCACTAG
- a CDS encoding glycosyltransferase, with protein sequence MKILHVITLAELGGAQSVVINLAGKSIEQNHEVFVASSSHGEMWNVLHKDVHQIKLKNLHHAINVKDILVMNDLRNLYHEIKPDIIHLHSSKIGILGRLCFPKSKIIYTVHGFDSIRLRYRKFLPIEKALKNRCKAIVGVSQYDTSNLLKEGIKDNVYLVRNGVKDFAALDKEQDPENVLYKIKKDTGKKIILSISRLAPPKRFDLFCKVAEEFLESDYQFVWIGNKENVSEIPENVIMLGEIEDAHQYYQYADIALLLSDYEGLPISLIEALCYSKPIIASNVGGISELLEENGALVSNENLPEIVNSVSFILANQNIYEKFAQNSRQIFENKFTIGKMYEKYIHVYTQNDK encoded by the coding sequence ATGAAAATCTTACATGTCATTACGCTTGCTGAGTTGGGAGGTGCACAATCTGTGGTAATAAACTTAGCGGGAAAGTCTATTGAACAGAATCATGAAGTTTTTGTAGCATCCTCTTCACATGGTGAGATGTGGAATGTATTACATAAAGATGTACATCAGATAAAATTAAAAAATCTGCATCATGCAATAAATGTCAAAGATATTTTAGTTATGAATGACCTGAGAAATCTTTACCATGAGATTAAACCGGACATTATTCATTTACACTCCTCCAAAATTGGAATCTTAGGCAGATTATGTTTCCCAAAATCGAAAATAATATATACTGTACATGGATTTGATTCAATACGATTGCGGTATAGAAAATTTTTGCCCATAGAAAAAGCATTAAAGAACAGATGTAAAGCAATAGTAGGCGTAAGCCAGTATGACACCTCAAATTTATTGAAAGAAGGTATAAAAGATAACGTTTACCTTGTTAGAAATGGAGTGAAAGACTTCGCTGCACTGGATAAAGAACAAGATCCTGAAAATGTCTTATACAAGATAAAAAAAGATACTGGGAAAAAAATAATTCTCTCCATTTCCCGGCTGGCACCACCTAAAAGATTTGATCTGTTTTGCAAAGTTGCTGAAGAATTTTTAGAGTCTGACTATCAGTTTGTCTGGATTGGTAACAAAGAAAATGTTTCTGAAATTCCTGAAAATGTTATAATGTTAGGAGAAATAGAAGATGCACACCAATATTATCAATATGCTGATATTGCCCTTTTATTGTCTGATTATGAAGGCTTGCCAATATCATTAATAGAAGCTTTATGCTATTCAAAACCTATTATAGCCTCTAATGTGGGAGGGATATCCGAATTACTCGAAGAAAACGGAGCACTGGTTTCCAATGAAAATTTACCTGAAATCGTAAATTCTGTCAGTTTTATACTTGCCAATCAAAATATTTATGAGAAATTTGCGCAAAATTCCAGGCAAATTTTTGAAAATAAATTTACAATTGGAAAAATGTATGAAAAATATATCCATGTGTATACACAAAATGACAAATGA
- a CDS encoding right-handed parallel beta-helix repeat-containing protein translates to MMYKDIFQLFFLRISLGFVLLSCDGFAQGFSTKVVSQQIVSKYYSPNYKSQYYTTDPIFIVGPELLKGDDHTAVIQKIIDTHPNILLPNTTILINKNGLKIGSDKKIVFQKNTKIKFLGPANGSYSDVVKIYDAHNVEVINPIIVGSRNSNLEQSGQWSAGISVLNSKNIKIINPRITETYGDGIFIGSENGGFSENVTIYGGWIDIARRNGISITSGKNIKVQNILISNTFGHDPESGIDIEPSWDKDILENIVVNNVCTFNNGSAGISINLNGLSTNDIKKAKATNILIDGHTDIGSRHGFLTSLNVTQDMFDATGNIIIKNADWKLSRDVAYWKTPQDHRVNITFSRIKIDNVQKQRDFESSIKKTQNIKLTQ, encoded by the coding sequence ATGATGTATAAAGATATTTTTCAATTATTTTTTCTTAGAATATCATTAGGATTTGTACTATTGAGCTGTGACGGTTTTGCACAGGGGTTCTCCACTAAAGTAGTTTCTCAACAAATTGTTTCAAAGTATTATTCACCCAATTATAAGAGTCAGTATTATACAACGGATCCTATTTTTATCGTGGGCCCGGAGCTTTTAAAAGGGGACGACCATACGGCGGTAATTCAAAAAATTATCGATACCCATCCCAATATACTATTACCCAATACCACCATACTGATTAATAAAAATGGTCTTAAAATTGGGTCTGATAAAAAGATAGTTTTTCAGAAAAATACAAAAATTAAGTTTTTAGGTCCTGCTAATGGAAGCTATTCAGACGTCGTAAAAATATATGATGCTCATAATGTAGAAGTGATAAACCCTATAATTGTTGGAAGCAGAAATAGCAATCTCGAACAAAGCGGGCAGTGGAGTGCCGGTATTTCTGTTTTGAACTCCAAAAATATAAAAATTATTAACCCTAGAATAACAGAAACCTATGGTGACGGAATTTTTATAGGTTCTGAAAATGGAGGGTTTTCTGAAAATGTAACCATTTATGGTGGCTGGATTGATATTGCAAGACGAAATGGAATTTCTATTACCTCGGGAAAAAATATAAAAGTTCAAAATATTTTGATCTCAAATACATTTGGGCATGATCCGGAATCTGGCATTGATATAGAACCCAGCTGGGACAAAGATATTCTTGAAAATATAGTAGTTAATAATGTTTGTACGTTCAATAACGGGTCAGCGGGAATCTCTATTAATCTTAATGGGTTAAGTACCAATGATATTAAAAAAGCTAAAGCTACAAATATCCTTATCGATGGACATACCGATATAGGCTCCAGACATGGATTTTTGACATCCTTAAACGTAACACAAGATATGTTTGATGCTACAGGAAACATTATTATTAAAAATGCTGACTGGAAGTTAAGTAGAGATGTTGCTTATTGGAAAACTCCCCAGGATCACCGGGTAAATATTACTTTTTCTAGGATTAAGATTGACAATGTACAAAAGCAGCGGGATTTTGAAAGCAGTATCAAAAAAACACAAAATATAAAATTGACTCAATAG
- a CDS encoding glycosyltransferase family 2 protein — protein MTEVTIAIPFYNAEKYLEQAILSVLSQTFEDFILLLIDDGSTDSSLKIAQKYQHDARVKILSDGENLNLGNRLNQIPFITETEFLARMDADDIMHPKRIEHQLKILKNNPEIDVLGSNIYSIDEDDNVTGKRMDLADDQLVIAHTFSHPTVMAKTTWFKNNPYDVHAVRIEDAELWLRTKDKYIFKVTGEPLLFYREIGNKYYEKYFKGMPGIWYMIKKHKFSAAYFIFSTKYLLSCIVYFIFDLFGNESFLIQNRNDIKIEKKNYKFYI, from the coding sequence ATGACAGAAGTAACTATTGCAATACCCTTTTACAACGCCGAAAAATATCTCGAACAAGCAATTCTTTCTGTCTTATCTCAAACATTTGAAGATTTTATCCTGTTATTAATAGATGACGGCTCTACAGATTCCTCTTTGAAAATAGCTCAAAAATATCAGCACGATGCGAGAGTAAAGATCTTGTCTGATGGTGAAAATCTTAATTTGGGGAATCGTTTAAACCAAATTCCTTTTATAACTGAGACTGAATTTTTAGCAAGAATGGATGCGGATGATATCATGCATCCTAAAAGAATTGAGCATCAGCTTAAAATATTAAAAAACAATCCTGAAATTGATGTTTTAGGAAGTAATATATATTCTATTGATGAGGATGATAATGTGACAGGGAAAAGGATGGATCTTGCAGATGATCAGCTGGTCATAGCCCATACATTTTCACATCCTACCGTAATGGCAAAAACAACTTGGTTTAAAAATAACCCCTACGATGTACATGCGGTGCGTATCGAAGATGCAGAGCTTTGGTTAAGGACAAAAGATAAATATATCTTTAAAGTTACTGGAGAACCGCTTCTTTTTTATAGAGAAATAGGTAATAAATATTATGAAAAATATTTTAAAGGCATGCCCGGTATTTGGTATATGATAAAAAAACATAAATTTTCGGCGGCTTATTTTATATTCTCTACAAAATATTTACTATCTTGTATAGTGTATTTTATTTTTGATTTGTTTGGGAATGAAAGCTTTTTGATCCAAAATAGAAATGATATCAAAATTGAGAAGAAGAATTATAAATTTTACATATAA
- a CDS encoding EpsG family protein: MDVFNLKYYIIYFVFAVAAFIFSMYVDIKKKNYNNISRFVTFLFFIIIAFIFGFRDSDIGSDTEMYKWQFLTYSNVDFGIQIAFKYLIILTHFFTGDYHYFLFTVSLLYVSVIFWSINIYMKNFETNFLLVGFAFVSLIFFIQLGINIVRQGVSLAFVLLAISYYIKDKNNVKSWLLPFIVAIGFHATSVIILLLFFVILLLKRITLNYYYFWYFILLGISAVGGSILSLGAFLNYFLVIDSKRADFYVKDQGTSGDFVVGFKAQFAIFNTIFLVIFSLINYKLLKNENENYKLLLKYYMLISGVFFMMFQIPYSDRWGIMSWITIPFLVAPLFSIRNTSKFGMLTVMFFIFIFAFFNIYNNSK; encoded by the coding sequence ATGGATGTTTTTAATTTAAAGTACTATATCATATACTTTGTGTTTGCTGTTGCAGCGTTTATTTTTTCTATGTATGTAGATATTAAAAAGAAGAATTATAATAATATTTCCCGTTTTGTTACATTCCTGTTTTTTATAATTATTGCTTTTATTTTTGGTTTTAGAGACTCGGATATAGGTTCAGATACCGAAATGTATAAATGGCAGTTTCTTACTTATTCAAATGTCGATTTTGGTATCCAGATTGCTTTTAAATATCTGATAATTCTGACTCATTTTTTTACAGGAGATTATCACTACTTTTTATTTACCGTAAGTTTATTATATGTTTCGGTTATTTTTTGGAGTATTAATATTTACATGAAAAATTTTGAGACTAATTTCCTTTTGGTGGGCTTTGCCTTTGTAAGTCTCATTTTTTTTATTCAGCTTGGGATTAATATTGTGAGGCAGGGAGTATCCCTTGCCTTCGTGTTACTGGCTATAAGTTACTATATTAAAGATAAAAATAATGTTAAGAGTTGGCTGCTGCCTTTTATTGTGGCAATAGGGTTTCATGCAACTTCAGTGATAATACTGCTTTTGTTTTTTGTTATTTTATTACTTAAAAGAATAACATTAAATTATTATTATTTCTGGTATTTTATTTTACTAGGGATATCAGCAGTTGGAGGCAGTATTTTATCCTTAGGTGCTTTTTTAAATTATTTTTTAGTAATTGATAGTAAGCGGGCAGATTTCTATGTGAAAGACCAGGGAACTAGCGGGGATTTCGTTGTTGGATTTAAAGCTCAATTTGCCATTTTTAATACCATATTTCTGGTTATTTTTTCTTTAATTAATTATAAATTACTGAAAAATGAAAATGAAAATTACAAATTACTTTTAAAATACTACATGCTAATCAGTGGTGTGTTTTTTATGATGTTCCAGATCCCTTATTCGGATCGGTGGGGAATCATGTCGTGGATTACCATACCATTTCTGGTTGCTCCTCTGTTTAGTATCAGGAATACTTCAAAATTTGGAATGCTTACTGTTATGTTTTTTATTTTTATTTTTGCTTTCTTTAACATTTATAATAACAGCAAATGA
- a CDS encoding polysaccharide biosynthesis tyrosine autokinase: MSSDKARILDLAYAKRKPVAPKKIIIMGLAALLGAGIPFLIIFLKQFFNTRISDNKSIGKHSDIPVIAEIPHLTLKENNLIQHNDISPLAESFRILATNVNMLLPASKEKDKIILVTSSVKGEGKTFISINLALSIAKPGKKVLVIGSDIRNPQLQRYKPEMKNAYGLTEFLYGSVDKVEDIIYPSGFNVNCDFIFSGIIPPNPVELFENGNYNVLIEQLAGKYDYIIIDSAPLMPVTDTFIIVKYADAILYVARSEKTEKAFIEYADSVAKEKLKNVNFVLNDVKAENFGYGNKHGYGYKSTKQQNTLGSRLKSFFNK; the protein is encoded by the coding sequence ATGTCTTCAGATAAAGCTAGGATATTGGATCTGGCTTACGCTAAAAGAAAGCCGGTAGCTCCTAAGAAAATTATTATAATGGGGTTAGCTGCATTGCTAGGGGCAGGGATTCCCTTTTTAATTATATTCTTAAAACAATTCTTTAATACAAGAATATCAGATAACAAAAGTATAGGTAAGCATAGCGACATACCTGTAATAGCAGAGATTCCACACTTAACACTAAAGGAGAACAACTTAATTCAACATAATGACATATCTCCGCTTGCAGAATCTTTCAGAATTTTAGCAACCAATGTGAATATGCTTTTGCCTGCTTCTAAAGAAAAAGACAAAATAATACTTGTGACATCCAGTGTAAAAGGAGAAGGAAAAACCTTTATTTCTATTAATTTAGCATTAAGTATTGCCAAACCGGGTAAAAAGGTTCTTGTAATAGGTTCTGATATCAGAAACCCCCAGTTACAGAGATACAAGCCAGAGATGAAGAATGCATACGGATTAACAGAGTTTTTATATGGAAGTGTTGATAAAGTGGAGGATATCATCTATCCTAGCGGATTTAATGTTAACTGTGATTTTATTTTCTCAGGAATTATACCTCCGAATCCGGTAGAACTTTTTGAAAATGGTAATTATAATGTTTTAATAGAACAGCTTGCAGGTAAATACGATTACATTATTATAGATTCTGCACCGTTAATGCCGGTTACAGATACATTTATCATAGTAAAATATGCTGATGCTATTCTTTATGTTGCACGTTCGGAAAAAACAGAAAAAGCATTTATCGAATATGCTGATAGCGTAGCAAAAGAGAAACTCAAGAATGTCAATTTCGTTCTCAATGATGTTAAGGCGGAAAACTTTGGCTATGGTAACAAACATGGCTACGGATATAAAAGTACAAAGCAGCAGAATACTTTAGGAAGTAGATTAAAATCTTTTTTTAATAAATAG